From Melospiza melodia melodia isolate bMelMel2 chromosome 2, bMelMel2.pri, whole genome shotgun sequence:
TCAAGCTTGCTGCTGCAACTGTCTGGTTCAAATCCTTCTAAGATGGGCTGCCTCCTTCTCTCAAAATCTTTCATCACCTGTTCATAAAGAAAAGCAGAGCTCCATTTTGCTTTCTGAACTACTGCTATTGTACTTTCAAGGCTGTAAGCCACACATGAGTCATTATCAGTAACAACTGAGAGAGGGAGAACAAAAGAGCTCACTTCTTTCCCACAAAGAAACTTCTGGCACGCTTGCTAACACCTTTTTTGATAGATGCTTTCATACATGTCGAGGGAATGTGATGTCTGATTAGTGGTTCAGGAGGACACTTGGCAGGTGTGCACCAACATCATACAGAGAGATGATTTACACTTGAATACACAGTTTACCTACAATCAAACTCGAATCCAAGGTGCTTTGGTAACAAGTGCAAAAGGGAGCACTACCAGCGCAGGCCCTCCTGCTCACACAGTACAGTGAATGCCACTCACAACCCAGATACACGAAGGAGAAAGACAAAACTGAGGGTGAAACAGGTTGAAAAGTTTCCAAAGAGTGTAAAGACAGTGTGTTGAAAAGACTGCTGGATTTCAAGCCTTTAACCCGGCCTTGCAAAACACAAAGACATACTAAATCTATTTCAATGCTACATGAGACAATATAGTCTCTAGAAACTGTATGGGTACAAAAATATTAATTGGAGCTACTCTAAATCACAGTGGTAATTTATTTGTTGGTTTTCATGGTACTTCATAGGGAGAAAGTTAAGTATTAGTGAGAGCAAGCACAATTCAGAAATTGATCTTTCTTTTCAAGTTCAGCAGAATATTGTGTTTTGCACTTACACgtttctttttcctggaaaaaacacaggtaaaaagaaaacaaaacaatgatATTTTTTGTTGATCTATGGCACTATGCATATTAAACAGCAGCAGAGATTTCAGTTGGTTCTTTTGGAGATTGTAGTCCTAAACATACTTGAAAATTAGTCATTTCATCTCAGGGCCTTCTACTATTTTTTCGGCATTTACAATTCTTAAAATATGGTTCTATGTAACCTCATATAATCAAGTAAAGTATGTTCATAAGTAacttaaaaattcttttaaagtTGGGTGTAGCAGACATATTAAGACAACAAGCATTCACTTGATGGACTCCCTGTTCAATACAGGACCTTGTTTTAAGGCAAGCAGTTTGATTCTGGAACAAGCTTCAAACAGATGGAAAGCAACATGATGGGAACAAAAATGAAGGACTGCACACTGTGCAATTTTGTTAGCAAGTGTCACTTCACTGTCATGAATGGGCTATGGAAGCTAACAGCAACACTTCAGAAATGCAAAGCTAAGGATCATTTTTGTATTACAAAATCCAGAGGAGGGgttggaaaaaacaaacaaaaaaagataaaTGGCCTTGAAAAGCAAGAGCCTCTAAAATGTGAAGCTTTTCCTCTGCCTTCAGCTTTTTAAACTTTTATCTTTTTTGATTAGAGTGAATTTAGTGGGCCCTtgcaaacctcatgaagttcgTCAAAGCCAAGTTCAAAGTTCTGCGTATGAGTCAGGGCATTCCCAAGTAATGATTTTGTCTATATTAATTTGTATATGTCTTGTTACCTCAGAGATTATGAACATCAGGTGGTTTAGTGATTTCCTGTGTCCATGATTCACCTCATAAAATAACATTGCTTTTTATACTTACAGAGGAAAAAAAGTCCTTCCCATCAAAGCAAACAGCATGattagaaaacaaaaatcagTGGTCTGCTAACTCAGTGCTAGAGGTGCAAGGTGGCCAGTCATGACCACAGAGCAAATAAACCTTCTGGCCATTTTGTATGAGGCAGTAACCTTTGGGGGCAGAGTAGGGGAACAGATGGAAGCAAGgtcccttcagctcctggtgtttAAACCAAACAGGGTTTGCAAAAACAGATTTTCAGTCCAGTGGCCAGGCCTAGTCACTGTGATTATACTCACATTAGTAAATTAAACAAGTCTGGGACCAGTCTCTGCCCCTGAGGCCAGCTGGCACAGTGCATCCAATGTCCAGTCTATGAAAGCCCCAAAAAGTCTGTGAAAGCACAGTCTGCCTATTTGTAATGTATCCCCTAGCCCACACCCTGGAATATTTTGGGATACTGCTCATTGGCCCAGGCTAAAACCATGTAAGGATTATGAGAATCAGTGACAGAGCTGAGTTCAGTGCTCAGGAACATCCCTGGTGCTGTTTAATTTGCTGGTATCGGCAGAGCTTTGAAGAGTCTCTACAGTTCCCACACTTTGATCTGTGCCAATGCCCTCACCAAGTCCTTGTGGCAAGAGCCCTCACAGGCAGTGGCATTTCTTACCTGAAATCAAAGGCTCCCAGGTGTATTGTATAAGAGCTCAGACTCCTGTGCACTGAGCAATTCCCCTGCTGCTGTGATTCCTGGCTCTTCCCTACTGCCCATGCACCAGGATCTCTCTCTGCACACCAGAGCTGCCCTCTGGTGCAAATTCTGCCTCTGGCATCCAACTGCTGTGAAACGTAGCCAGAAAGGGGAAATGTCCCAAACCTCCATAGCTGCTTGCTAAGAAAAGGTGTGCTGAAGCTGTGCCTGAGCTTGCCAGGGCCTGCTCAACAAGGATTTTCTGTTTGGAGGCACTATGACTACTTTTACTTTCTGTATTTCCAAGGCACCTTTAAATGTCAGACTAATTTTGGGGGAAACCAGCTGAACCACAAGAGAGAAAACAGGGCACACAGATTCCCTGGCATATTGTTACCTGAACTACAGATTCAGCTCCTCTGCAATTATTCATTGACATTAATGTGGATGGAAGTGTTTGCCAGCATTTTCCAGCATGATAATGCCCAATTTCCCCCCTGAAAAACCCATCCAAGAATTCTTGGCATGTTGATACCCTCTGAATGATTCAGCCTGCCATAGAAAAAGGAAGTAGATGAGGTAATTTTAGGAAGGAAAGGGGCTGAAACCATACACACAGCTAGGAATAGTTAACTGCATACAGAAGAAGCAGGAAATACAAGGGCTTGGGCAAAGAAGGAAAGTAGGAATACAGACAAATAGGAAGGAAAATACAAAGACTTATTTGCATGGAAGGGAATATGGAGAAAAGAATGTGGAGGGATTCTGAAATGAGGAGAAAAGAAAATGGGACAAATCAGACCAAAGGGAAATTATATATGTCCTGGTATAGAGCAGGCAGGAACATGAGAGAATCTTGTTCAGGGAGGAGAGAGCATACACAAGGACAGCCTGGAATGGGACAGAGCTACCAATGCCACCAAGAAGAAGAAACTGATGAGCCTAATTAATTTAGTACCAAAACCTGTATGttgtaaaattaattttaagagACATTTCAGGCTTGAACACTCAGTTTTACAAATTACAAAATTAAGGGCTTGAATTTATACATACGGGATCTACTATTCTCATCTCCTTGTGGCAAGATACAAAATAAAGCTCCTCCAGGAGCGCACCAAGAACAATTGTTTGGAATGGCACTACCCTCTAGTGGTCAAAAAATACAGTTATATGTACACCAGGAAGTAACATATTCACAGCTGGTCCTACAGATAACTAAAAGGTACAATCAATTCCAATCCGCACTCCAGTAATCCACCTTAAGACCGTGCTGTTAAATCAAACATCTTATTAGtctgttttaaaatgaaaaattcatGACTGGTCATCTGGACAAGTATCTGTCCAGGGCTCTGAAAGAGACTGGGGCTTTTTTCTTCCAGATCACATCTACAGAACATCATTGCTGGGAAAAGCAGTTGTTTCAATGCATAGTTTTCATGAAGGTTTTTTGAGACTACATAATGACTTAACACAGTCGTGTCTCCTGCCTTGCCTCACTCAGGTTTTTTTGACATCTAATCTTGTGCAAACAGTAAAAGCCAAATACTAACTGCTCTGGCgttttctcctttcctctctttATATCATCACTGTTCAACTACTGTGTTTCCCCTCTCCTGTTAAAAACAACCCTATTTCTCAAAGCCAAATGCAACTTCCAAATACTCTTTTATCACCAGACTTCTCAAGCCCACATGTCTCAAGGGTCCTGCATTTCTGGAAATGAAGAAGAGCTTGTCATGTCACTCCCTTCTAGAGAAACAATTCTGTATGCTTCAACTGATCTTTTTGGTAGGTTGACCTTCAACTAAAGGCAGGCTATTGTTGCTTGGAAGTAACAGATTTGTGTCTTGCCTCCTTGCGGACCTTGATCGGGCATAAGTCATTCCTGCGAGGTCTGATCCACTGTCATTGATGCCACCTTGTGGCAAAAGTACTGGATATTGGAATTCTGGAAAAACATTCAGCATTTGCCCCTCCTTGCAGGTGCATTGAATAGCAGCACAGTGGTTACTGCTGCTTGCAGTGCTTCAGTTTTAGAGTTCATAACATCAGTATTTGGACACTCCTAAAAACAGATCACCAGTCTGtaaaagagagggggaaaaataggACGAAGCACcgcaaaatacatttatttttgttttattaggGTGAAAACTAAATCAGTATAACCAATGTCACATGGCACAACCATTCATGTGCTCAGAGCTTgggcatttttttctcttttcccaccagaaaaacacagtggcaaGAGGTACAACCCACTCCAAATACTGTAAAATAGCACTGCAGGGAGAGACTGAAGGAAAATTCAGCCCCAGCCTAACAGGACAGGAAGAATTTCCCAGTTATCTCATGCTGGGCTCACCCTTCTCAGTTACCAGGCCCAAATAATTATCCTAAAGGAGCCCATGCCTATTTTTCCAGGACAGTCCTGATGCCATTTGGGCCCTGCTATGAATGCCAACATTACCACATTCAGCAGAATGAGGCTGATGCCTATTTTTAGCATTGCTTCCACTGGAGAAGCCTGGGAATCAGCACCTGCTTCCTCCGGGCACTCTGTCAAACACCCTTCTCCCAGCAAGCGAGTGGGAGGAAGAGGCTGAATCAATCTGTGCACCTGCATTTTGCACCACCAGGTCCCCAAAAACACAGGAAAGAAGCCCCTCTCATTACAAAATGTGGTGAATGTAAAAATTTTCTTAAGAAAGGATGTTCCTTAATGTTTGATCTTTGTATATTTTAAGCCTGATCAACAAGAAAGGAGGTTTTATCCATGAAACAGAGCAGCCAACAAGCTCTAAGTGATGTCCAGGTGTTAGAAACACAAATTAATTGTCAGTAGAATTGCCTTGTAAAGGTTTAGAGCTTAACATGTTTCCATGACCTCAGACCTAGGGggagcttgggaagaaggatgtacTGCTGATAGTGGACACAACACAGAATTTATGGGCCACAAGGCCATTTAGTAGAACTCACAAGAtaaggaagataaggaagaaacTAATAAAGACAACTCAGCAACTGTGCTGAATCAGCTCCAACTGGGTAAAAGGTAATTCTGGCAGGGTGAGATCCCGACCACCAGCTCAGGCACCCCTGACCCAAGGAACACACCGACTCCAAAAAGATAAACACTGAGCATGCAGATTAATTAGCATGAGAAGTGAGAGAATCATTAACCAATAGAAGATAGAGTACTAATTAATAAGAGAACTATGCAACTTGTAGTCGGTGAACAAAtcttatgaggagtggctgaaggCGCTGGAGGTGCTAAGCCTGGAGGAAGTTCAGGGGGGACCTTATCTctccacagctccctgaaagAACACTGCAGCCAGGTAGGCGTCAGTCTCTTCTTGTGACAAGTGAGAGGATGAGAGGGCATAGGCTTTAGCTGTGTCAAGGgaagtttaggctggacattaggaagaatttcttcacagaaggggcagttagacattggaatgggctgcccagggaggtggtggagtcaccgttCCTGGAGGTGTCTAAGgtaagactggatgtggcactcagtgctatgGTTTATTGACATAGTGGTGTtcggtcacaggttggacttcaTGTCATGTTAGAGGTTTTTTCTAATCTTgttgtttctgtgattctgtaattcctgTGTGTGCTACAATGTATAAATAGTAAAAAAAGTTCTGATAGTTGGCATGCTCCTTTTGCTGAACACCGCCGAGCACGCAGGCTTGCGCAACTCCAAATAAATAACCAGTGTTTCTCTCACGAGCTCGCTGGAAACCGCGGGGCGAGGGATGTGACCCCCGCAGACAGCCGGGGCCGTGTccgctgccggtgccggccccATCGCCATCGCCTCCGAGCTCCCCCTGCCCGCCCGGCCGCTCCCTCAGCGCCCCGCGCGCCCCGCCCGCATGCGCGCTGCGCAGCGCCCGCCGGAGGGGGCGGCGCGGCCGAGCCCGTGCCCGGCTCCGCGCTGGGGCTGGAGCCGCTCCGCAACCGCGGACACACCGCAGCGCCGATCCCGCCGGGAAAATCGGCTCCCCTCCCGTTCCCCCGCGGCCGGGAGCCCAGGCCCTCCCTCCGCTCCCTGTCCTCCGGCAggctgaggggacaggggagccCGGTCCGTCCCGCGGCAGAggggctgagggggcagcagAGCCCCCTTGCCCCCGCCCCCCTCCCCTGCTGTTCGACAGCCGGGAGAGAGCTTCCCTGCCCTAAGCCGTGCCCTGGCAGGAAGCGGGATCCCCCTGCCCTCACCCCTGCCCTTTGCTCCGCCGAGCGGAGGGTGAGTCAGGTTCCTGGCAGGTGCCAGCAGAAGCTGGTTCCTACCTCCAAGGGAAAAGCGGGGgcattttccctccctctcctgctTTCTTTCTCCCCGCAGGTGGTGGGGCTGGACCTTCGGCGAGCCCTCGGGCCTGTGAAGCTCCGGCATGGCTGTCGGTGGGGTCgggagctccctgctgctgaTGTCCGGCGTCGTGGTGACCGTGGGGCTGTGCCGGAGGCTGGCCCGGCGCCGGCTGCGCTCCCGCCCGCTCCTCTTCGCTTTCCTTGTGGAGATGTTCAGCACCTTCCAGATTTGCGCCTGCACGAACGAGCTCAGCCTGCTCGGCAACGTGGAGCCGAAGCCGCACACGGCCCTCACCCTCACCTACGGCTTCACCGTCCTGCACGGCCTGAGCCTCGCCGGCAGCACATGCAATCCCTGCGGGACCCTGCAGCCCATGTGGGGCGGCGGGACCTCGCTCAGGATGGGGGGACTCAAGATCGCCGCTCAGTTCGTGGCTGCGGTGCTCGCCAGAGTGTTCATGCACTTTATCTGGAGTCTGGAGATGGCAGAGCCACATCTTGGAGCACTctcacagggctgcagcagccccatgCAGACTACAGAGATGCAGGCGTTCTGCATAGAACTGCTCTTTTCTGTCGTTTTCCAGCTGGCCGTCCTGCAAGCCGAAAGCGTTAATCCCAAATACAGAGTCCATTTAATTGCTCTTCTCATCACCATGCTCGTATATGCAGGTTAGTCTTTTTACTTTCTCTTCTTCTGTTCCCGCAATAAAGTTGTAAGGAAGGGGTTCTTACTGTTTTCTTAGAAGTGTTAAGATGCAAAATGCTTTTTCTTAAATTACACTTTCCTTGGTGATTTCTTTTTGTGTCGTCCTACGTATGCAAAGTTCATTTGGTGTTTATATAAAGTTTGCCTGGTTGCATTCCGGGCAGGTATGGGGTTAAGAATGAAATGAGTTATGCAGTTAGAGTGATGTCAGGTCTGCAAGTACATATGGTTAAGTGTTAAAATATCTCAGTGAAGGATTGTTTCATAATCCAACTATTTATACTGTGTGAGAGATTTCGTACTATGTGCTCTGATTACTAAGTGACATTGGGAGAGCACCGCTGGCTGCATCGGGAGAAAGT
This genomic window contains:
- the AQP11 gene encoding aquaporin-11; translation: MAVGGVGSSLLLMSGVVVTVGLCRRLARRRLRSRPLLFAFLVEMFSTFQICACTNELSLLGNVEPKPHTALTLTYGFTVLHGLSLAGSTCNPCGTLQPMWGGGTSLRMGGLKIAAQFVAAVLARVFMHFIWSLEMAEPHLGALSQGCSSPMQTTEMQAFCIELLFSVVFQLAVLQAESVNPKYRVHLIALLITMLVYAGGNLTGAIFNPALAFSLHADCFYDKFLSYSLVYWLAPCLGTILVVFIWDEIFPQKS